A stretch of DNA from Halodesulfovibrio aestuarii DSM 17919 = ATCC 29578:
GTGCTTCAAACACACCTAACAACAAGCGGACAACCGCTCCCGTCAGCAGTGGCTTTTTTGTGCCTTTTTTCCGACGTTCCGTAGGATTGGTGCAACCAAATTTATTTTGCCTCTATTTTGTCGGGAGTCTGCAAGCCATACAATACCCGTATGGGAAAAGTTTGCAGGGCGCACTTGTTGGCGTTGTTTGAAGCTCCCGACATTTTTTAAATTTGGTTCTTCAAACGACCGAACAACAAGGAGGCACCATGCCTAATTCAAATCTCCCTACCGATTTACTCGATCATCTCGAATACATTCTCTCCCCAATAAAAGCTTACGCAGAATTGCTGCAAAAAAGTGAAGAAGACTATGCCTCTGTTGCAGGACATGTGCTCTACTCCCTTTGCAGTGACGCAGGCCACAGAATGGAAAAATTAAGTGACGGACTAGAAGACCAGTTCGGCTCTCTCACTATTTTGGATTCACTTCGTACTGAAGTTGTGTGCGGTAAGTAATTAGAGTCATAAGTTGCTTTAATGTAACAATGTTCTCTATTTATTTTACTTAACCATTCCTTTCAGAATGTGTAAGGATATGTCGATTATCGACAATTCCTTACACAGTGCACCTAAATATACAGGTATCACTAGCTAAGATTCCTCCGGAGAAAGCATGACTAATATTGTTCCATTTGATTTTGGTATGAATACTGTCCGTACAATGCTGCGTGATGGCGACATATGGTTTGTAGGTAAAGATGTATGTGAAGTTCTGGGGTATAGTAATCACCGTAAAGCGATTGCTGACCATTGCAAAAGCGCTACAAAAGATGGGGTAACGATTCGTGACTCCATCGGAAGAGAGCAGCAGCCAACTATTATTCCTGAACGCGATCTCTATCGCTTGATCTTCCGATCTCGTCTTCCAGAAGCAGAACGCTTCGAAGACTGGGTAGTAAGTGTAGTGCTTCCCGCTTTGCGTAAAAACGGTAGCTACACCGTAGACACTCCCCCCACCACTTCCACTCAACCGGAAACACCGGAACTGCCTGAAGCAGCCTTAAATCTTAAGCCGAATGTTCGTGCGCAAGTACTTAACTGCGCGCTACAAGCTGCCAAGATGGACGGCAACACGCCTGAACAGATAGATTACTACTTTGCTAAATATGCAGCTATGGTCGGCACAAAGCCAGCGCGAATACCCTTGCCTACTGAGCTTACAAAGCAATCTCCTCTTTATGAGATAGTAAAAGAGTGGATTAATGATGAAGGGTTAAAGCCTGCAAGAAATATGAGCCGGAAATTTAGAGTACGAAGCATGGATTTGTACTCACGATTTCAAATGTGGTGCTTTAACCACGAAATCCACGACGTACCCACACAAGCAGCATGGGGCAGGCAAACAAAGAAGCTGCTGCCCAGCAATAAAATTCAATTTTATTACTACTACGTAGAACAAGCTGAAGCGTAAGAAAAAACCCCGATTGCCTGTAAAGGTAGTCGGGGTTTTATATTAGAATATATAGTGACCAAGGGGCTTAGATGCAGCATTAATCCGATTGATTTTTCAGCTCTCTAAACAATCGATTTTGCTCTTCACCATTCTCTAATTCATAATATATGAACTGAGCTGCGACAGCACCAGGCTTATCTGTGAGCAGCTCCATAAGGTCATGCTGGGTTTTCACACCTTCGAGCTGTTGATCAATAAATTTAGTTAAGTAGCATCCAACCTCAGGATCCGTAATTCCCTTTGCATGAAGCATCGGTGTTAAATGACCAGCTTCTTGCATCAAAATCCAAACAACGTGTTTCAAAGGAGAAACTTCTTTTGCGGCAGCTAAAGACCGACCATATAATTTTGAATGATCGCCCGCAATAAAATCCGCCATATCTACCTCTCAGAGTGATTTTACTATTTTACGGCAGTAACAATTAACCGAAAAATAATTACCTCTAAGTGCATGTTTTGTCCAATTTAAACGTATAGATCGCTCTATGTTAAAGCACAGAGATGTTATGTTCGATAGCTGTTAGTTCATTAACTACGTTATCAGCAATTACGGTTTGCCAACCTTGACCGAAACAGACCCATTAAACTCAAATGTTGAGCTTGCCCTTGATGCGCCCCAAACTAGCAGGATACAGACCGCAACAGTCAGTAATCCTAAAAGAAAATTATTTAAAATTTTACCCATGTACAAACAACTCCTAAAGCTTGTCTGTACAATAATTATGCGCTAGCATTAGAGCACTACATCTACGTGCGCATTGTGTACGTTCAGACAAGCTGGGTTATACGGTTATGCCGGAAGCCCGGCTTTTTTTGACTTTTTATGTATACAGAGAACGCAACCAACAATAAAGTGTTTGGTTGTGCACATACGCACAACCCACAAGAAATTCACAAACTAATACCCTAAAATATTAGAAATATTTTTTTTACGCACAAATTCAGTATGTACTTTTTGCACTAGAGTGTTCAAACACAACCTTTAAGTGAATATTCTCAACAAATTCTGTCTCCAAAACGTAGGAAACTCCTATTAATAGGAATTTCCTACTCCCTACTCTCTCCCCCAATATGTAAAGCTAACGGCTAATCACACCATCTCGGTTTGATTAGCCGTTTTTTTATTTACAGGGGGCAGCATGTTAGATTTACAACCAGCACAAATTACCACTGAAGAGCGCCTTGCTTTGTACCTTGCGTGCGAGAAGGCGATTTTGAGCGGGCATCAGTCACATACTGTGGACGGCACTACCTATACCCGTGCTGATCTGCGGGCTGTGCAGAAAAAAATTGAAGAACTGCAATACGCACTTAACGCTGGCAAGGCTCCCTTTACACAAACACCGGTGGCGTTTGTATGAGGGATGTAGCAGCGCTGAACGGCATTGAGCGTTCGACAATATATGACGGCATTACGAATGCCGTTTGCTGCGTGCTTGCGATTAAAAATCCACACGCCGCTATGCAGTACCGTGCGAGTCGGGAACAGCAGTATTTGTATGCTGCTGGTTCCCGTAAGAAAAAGCTGCATACAATGCGCCCCAATAATAAGTCTGCTGATGAACTTATTAAAAGCGACATGAGCAACGCCCGCGCAGAGTGCCGCCAGATGGTTAGGAACAACCCTAACCTTGCCGGTGCCATGCGTGAGATGGGCAACAATGTTGTGTTCAAGGGAATACTTCCACAAGCCCAGTTTGGCGAAGAGAGAGAAGCAGAGAACACCGCTATTGAACATGAGTGGAACCGCTGGGGCAGGCAGGTAAAATTACGTCGCAAGCTCAAACAGACAGTGACCCACATATGGCAGGACGGCGGAATCTTCTGGCATTTTACGCCGTCTAAAACTCTGCATGAACGCGGTGTGGTTCCACTTAACTTGGAACTGCTGGAAGTTGACCACCTTGATCCTATGCTGAATGCGGATCTGGATAACGGTAACTTCATCAAGCACGGTATCGAATACAACTCCGAAGGTTTTGTTGTCGCTTATTGGCTTTTTGAAAAACATCCGGGAAGCACTCACGGGCTTGTGCGTGGCTGCATCTACAAATCTAAACGAGTGGATGCAAAGTACTGCATACTTGTTGCTGATCCTGACCGCGCTTCTCAATCTCTCCCTATTCCGCGTCTTGCCAGCGT
This window harbors:
- a CDS encoding BRO-N domain-containing protein, which produces MTNIVPFDFGMNTVRTMLRDGDIWFVGKDVCEVLGYSNHRKAIADHCKSATKDGVTIRDSIGREQQPTIIPERDLYRLIFRSRLPEAERFEDWVVSVVLPALRKNGSYTVDTPPTTSTQPETPELPEAALNLKPNVRAQVLNCALQAAKMDGNTPEQIDYYFAKYAAMVGTKPARIPLPTELTKQSPLYEIVKEWINDEGLKPARNMSRKFRVRSMDLYSRFQMWCFNHEIHDVPTQAAWGRQTKKLLPSNKIQFYYYYVEQAEA
- a CDS encoding phage portal protein translates to MRDVAALNGIERSTIYDGITNAVCCVLAIKNPHAAMQYRASREQQYLYAAGSRKKKLHTMRPNNKSADELIKSDMSNARAECRQMVRNNPNLAGAMREMGNNVVFKGILPQAQFGEEREAENTAIEHEWNRWGRQVKLRRKLKQTVTHIWQDGGIFWHFTPSKTLHERGVVPLNLELLEVDHLDPMLNADLDNGNFIKHGIEYNSEGFVVAYWLFEKHPGSTHGLVRGCIYKSKRVDAKYCILVADPDRASQSLPIPRLASVVCILRDFEQYQNFERLAARLAAAFSVIVKDTSTQYQGGNGLNGSASADTGNPQSRIPATEAFINPGSITELPAGKDIQTISNPRPSNTYSDYSRNNMQATSTGVGQSYETFTNDFTAASYSSVRQAISKERRGYMEQQQSLIEDALDPAFEIWCFFAQLFGFIGTETVPVSWQTPGWEYINPLQDANATKVQIEMGIENPFDAAAARGRNLDDNIKKTARAKRLRISAGLEGKEQSNAETA